One window of Fusarium keratoplasticum isolate Fu6.1 chromosome 2, whole genome shotgun sequence genomic DNA carries:
- a CDS encoding Aldedh domain-containing protein, translating to MTTNGTKKPSLSFTDNFVQYIDGQVTPTSKTRHGINPATLEAKAEVPVATQENLDKAVEAAKRAFKKWSKVPKEERRKAVLAWADAIDAVKDEFRDLLTSEQGKPIPQAQGEADAAVAWIRGMAGIDLPEDVIEDSEARTVVTRYTPLGVVAAIIPWNFPLMLATAKIAPALLTGNVIIVKPSPFTPYCGLKLVELAQQCFPPGVVQSLSGDDNLGPWITSHPGIDKISFTGSTHTGKLVLQSASKTLKRVTLELGGNDPAVVFPDVDVDKVAEKVAFFAFLNSGQICLNLKRIYVHESIYNEFRDAMVKHVKAYALGDGSKEGISHGPLQNSMQYNRVKTFFDDIEKQGWKVATGGKMNPEPNGGYFVTPTIIDNPPEKSRIVVEEPFGPILPLMSWKTEEEVIERANDTLLGLGASVWSNDIKKASRVARELDAGTVWVNNHFDITPLAPFGGHKESGIGTEWGTNGLKGFCNVQTLFVSKTIVS from the exons atgactACCAACGGGACCAAGAAGCCTTCTCTGTCCTTCACGGACAACTTTGTCCAGTACATCGACGGACAGGTCACCCCGACCTCCAAGACTCGCCATGGCATCAACCCCGCCAcgctcgaggccaaggccgaggttcCCGTTGCTACTCAAgagaacctcgacaaggctgtcgaggctgccaagcgTGCCTTTAAGAAGTGGTCCAAGGTTCCCAAGGAGGAGCGACGAAAGGCTGTTCTCGCCTGGGCGGATGCCATTGACGCTGTAAAGGATGAGTTTAGAGATCTTCTCACTTCAGAGCAAGGAAAGCCT AttccccaagctcaaggcgaagctgatgctgctgtcgCCTGGATCCGAGGAATGGCTGGCATCGACCTCCCCGAGGATGTCATTGAGGACAGTGAAGCTCGCACAGTTGTGACACGATACACCCCCCTCGGTGTCGTTGCCGCCATAATACCCTGGAACTTTCCCCTCATGCTTGCCACGGCCAAGATCGCCCCTGCTCTGCTGACCGGTAACGTCATCATCGTGAAACCCTC TCCCTTCACACCTTACTGCGGCCTcaagcttgttgagcttgcACAGCAGTGCTTCCCTCCTGGTGTTGTGCAGTCGCTCAGTGGCGATGATAACCTTGGGCCTTGGATCACTAGCCATCCTGGCATTGACAAGATTTCTTTCACTGGATCTACTCATACTGGCAAGTTGGTGCTTCAAAGCGCGAGCAAGACTCTGAAGCGAGTGACTCTTGAGCT TGGTGGCAACGACCCTGCTGTCGTGTTCCCTGATGTCGACGTGGACAAGGTTGCTGAGAAG GTGGCTTTCTTCGCCTTCCTGAACTCGGGTCAGATctgcctcaacctcaagcgCATCTACGTCCACGAGTCCATCTACAACGAGTTCCGAGACGCCATGGTCAAGCATGTCAAGGCCTACGCtctcggcgatggctccAAGGAGGGCATCAGCCATGGTCCCCTGCAAAACTCGATGCAGTACAACCGCGTCAAGACCTTCTTTGACGACATTGAGAAGCAGGGATGGAAGGTTGCCACTGGAGGCAAGATGAACCCTGAACCTAACGGTGGATACTTTGTTACTCCTACTATTATTGATAACCCTCCTGAGAAGTCGAGGATCGTTGTCGAGGAGCCTTTCG GCCCCATCCTCCCCCTCATGTCCTGGAagacagaagaagaagtcatcGAGCGCGCCAACGAcaccctcctcggcctcggcgccTCAGTATGGTCCAACGATATCAAGAAGGCCTCTCGCGTCGCACGGGAACTCGACGCTGGCACGGTCTGGGTCAACAACCACTTTGACATTACGCCCTTGGCTCCCTTTGGCGGACACAAGGAGAGTGGTATCGGTACTGAGTGGGGTACCAACGGTCTCAAGGGCTTCTGCAATGTGCAGACGCTGTTTGTTAGCAAGACCATTGTGAGCTAG
- a CDS encoding HET domain-containing protein: MSDPSQDPGSKAAQLYDSLPIPRDAQFIRVLDIPAKSSTANESLTGSLRIVNLKDSPKFTALSYVWGKASGKSINCNGYEVKVTDSCFEALSSLREAIGSFTIWVDAICINQMDDDEKAAQIPLMGEIYIWAEVAYIWLGPSTVKIKKALDYVKFVSQYRLFPAGIPWNSGNRLMTASQEQTQLYKTIRSMTFFKGFSNEDRWLPAKLPPLPQVNVDRVWVDFTLRVIWYFMGPLYPYRFNYDWDSLLELVDQAWLRRSWTFQESALASNPILVFGQEHVSWQEWQQAIAWINDLMSLKDTSRFRPLRGTRAETACLWPVQKWMSLCNIWQVLPRPCCWNGDRFREVLDKAGGFKEDCSVREYWQKLDMYRIQHQARSSANNLHWVIFLFLGFLAKMIEVWSNNTQWRSGVFYILWDACVWLVKLGVMGCIGIWLIPTYLPKIQPSWHKFTCISQPKNSEQRDHLVGLIRAMRERECSLKEDRVFAAGAIFKRLGIHQPTPDYRKLTGEIYRDSLTGLIEWDSSFISLLIDSGSHLPDAPSWVPDWSTVAQRSWLSSSYIYDAIQAPQQPGEAAPISISGNTLSVHAAFLHTVTHCTVPFRSAEVDSAGNMIPGMEENFLHNAQVLFRWVMRVRGDVLVDGVYESIPLGVLSALNGYRTDLTSMDTDAQHAFNKVYTTMKRHSGKLKNQLETMAGIVPATRATLKDMADEQACLAFIFHACNNLAGKRGLFLCSNGTLGSGPETMLEGDLIALVKGVAVPMVLRRQSDSAQADAYTVVGPSFVDGLMNLGVEELEKMNLDWQQIDLV, encoded by the exons ATGAGCGATCCAAGTCAAGACCCCGGGTCTAAAGCAGCTCAGCTCTACGACTCTCTACCAATTCCACGCGACGCCCAGTTCATCCGGGTTCTCGACATTCCGGCAAAGAGCTCAACCGCCAATGAGAGCCTGACTGGCTCCCTGAGGATTGTTAATCTCAAGGACTCCCCCAAGTTTACCGCTCTCTCATACGTCTGGGGCAAGGCCTCGGGCAAATCAATCAACTGCAATGGATACGAAGTCAAGGTCACAGATTCTTGCTTCGAGGCCTTGTCCTCTCTGCGAGAAGCCATTGGTAGTTTTACCATCTGGGTTGATGCTATCTGCATCAACCAaatggatgacgacgagaaggcCGCCCAAATACCGCTCATGGGCGAGATCTATATCTGGGCTGAGGTGGCCTACATTTGGCTGGGGCCTAGCACTGTCAAAATAAAGAAGGCCCTAGATTATGTCAAGTTTGTATCTCAATATCGCTTGTTTCCTGCGGGTATTCCATGGAACAGTGGGAACAGACTGATGACGGCCTCCCAAGAGCAGACCCAGCTTTACAAAACCATCCGCTCAATGACGTTTTTCAAGGGTTTCAGCAATGAAGACCGTTGGC TCCCTGCCAAGCTTCCCCCCTTGCCACAGGTCAACGTCGACCGGGTCTGGGTGGATTTTACGCTACGAGTTATCTGGTATTTCATGGGACCCCTCTATCCATATCGGTTCAACTACGACTGGGACTCTCTTCTGGAACTTGTTGATCAAGCCTGGCTGCGAAGGTCTTGGACTTTCCAAGAGAGCGCTTTGGCCTCTAACCCCATCTTGGTTTTCGGCCAAGAACACGTTTCTTGGCAGGAGTGGCAACAAGCAATCGCCTGGATCAACGACCTCATGAGCCTTAAAGACACGTCCAGGTTTCGCCCTCTACGTGGGACTCGTGCCGAGACTGCGTGTCTGTGGCCTGTACAGAAATGGATGTCGCTGTGCAATATCTGGCAGgttcttcctcgtccatgtTGTTGGAACGGGGACCGATTTCGCGAGGTGCTGGACAAGGCAGGGGGCTTCAAGGAGGACTGCTCCGTTCGAGAGTATTGGCAAAAACTGGACATGTATCGGATCCAACACCAAGCGAGATCGTCTGCCAATAATCTCCACTGGGTCATTTTCTTGTTTCTGGGCTTCCTCGCAAAGATGATCGAGGTGTGGTCAAACAACACGCAATGGAGATCCGGGGTATTCTATATATTATGGGATGCCTGTGTCTGGTTGGTAAAGCTTGGCGTCATGGGATGCATTGGTATTTGGCTAATACCGACCTACCTGCCCAAGATTCAACCGTCGTGGCATAAGTTCACCTGTATCAGTCAGCCCAAGAACTCTGAGCAGCGGGACCATCTTGTTGGACTTATACGAGCTATGAGAGAGCGCGAGTGTAGCCTGAAGGAAGACCGGGTGTTTGCCGCTggcgccatcttcaagcGGCTGGGTATCCATCAACCAACCCCCGACTACAGAAAGTTAACAGGAGAAATCTACCGAGATTCTCTTACCGGGTTGATAGAATGGGACTCGTCTTTTATCAGTCTGCTGATCGACAGCGGCTCCCATCTTCCTGACGCTCCCAGTTGGGTTCCTGACTGGAGTACCGTTGCTCAGAGGAGTTGGCTCTCGTCTTCCTACATATACGATGCCATCCAAGCACCACAACAGCCAGGCGAGGCAGCGCCTATATCGATTTCCGGAAACACTCTTTCGGTACACGCAGCATTCCTTCACACCGTGACGCACTGCACAGTACCATTCCGCAGTGCCGAAGTTGATTCTGCGGGAAATATGATACCTGGAATGGAAGAGAACTTTCTTCACAACGCTCAAGTACTATTTCGATGGGTCATGAGAGTCAGAGGAGATGTACTTGTAGACGGTGTGTATGAATCGATACCCCTGGGCGTTCTAAGCGCACTTAATGGGTATCGCACCGACCTTACCAGTATGGATACAGATGCACAGCATGCTTTCAACAAAGTGTATACGACCATGAAACGACACAGTGGAAAACTTAAGAACCAGTTGGAAACCATGGCCGGGATTGTGCCAGCTACTCGAGCAACCCTCAAAGACATGGCTGACGAGCAGGCGTGTCtcgccttcatcttccatGCGTGCAATAACCTAGCAGGCAAACGAGGCTTATTCTTATGCAGCAATGGAACGCTCGGCTCAGGGCCCGAAACCATGCTTGAAGGAGACTTGATCGCTCTCGTCAAAGGGGTTGCTGTCCCAATGGTTCTTCGGCGGCAAAGCGACAGTGCTCAGGCAGATGCGTACACGGTCGTTGGGCCGAGCTTTGTCGACGGCTTGATGAACTTGGGCGTGGAAGAGTTGGAAAAGATGAACTTGGATTGGCAACAGATTGATTTGGTTTGA
- a CDS encoding SGL domain-containing protein has translation MRPTLSAVFASVITGISASPITPNTSSQSRVRQLVELPGVFVENLAVRPNGNLILNTISQGQIYSLDPSQKNPEAHVVASIEGVNALTGITPVGKDVYAVAGSNLDTDAAQFHNGSMKIALVNFEKCGKSAGETASVKVIIEGTDIGPVNGLTTLPRHQHIVLGADSTRGKIVRIDTAKRTAEDIFQDDLLAPVPDPSFPLGVNGIKIFKNHLYFTNTARRIFGRVKIDQFGNKVGNVEIIAQLPAGSAAAPDDFTMDKHGNAYVAFWTNSLVKITPDGERVTILEGVLASPTSSAFSKDGRSVYVGTAGRGSETVSGGQVVEVRL, from the coding sequence ATGCGCCCTACGCTTTCAGCAGTTTTCGCCAGTGTTATCACTGGCATCTCAGCGTCTCCGATCACCCCTAACACAAGCTCCCAGTCTCGTGTCCGGCAGCTGGTTGAGCTTCCGGGCGTGTTTGTCGAAAACCTCGCCGTCAGACCTAACGGAAACCTCATTCTCAATACCATCAGCCAGGGCCAGATCTACTCTCTAGATCCTTCTCAGAAGAATCCAGAGGCCCATGTCGTCGCCAGCATTGAAGGTGTCAACGCACTCACTGGAATCACTCCCGTGGGCAAGGATGTGTATGCTGTAGCTGGCAGCAACCTCGACACGGACGCGGCTCAGTTCCACAATGGATCCATGAAGATTGCGCTCGTCAATTTTGAGAAGTGTGGAAAATCTGCTGGCGAAACGGCTTctgtcaaggtcatcattGAAGGGACGGACATCGGTCCTGTGAATGGCCTCACCACCCTTCCCCGTCACCAGCACATCGTTCTCGGCGCAGACTCCACAAGGGGAAAGATTGTACGCATAGACACGGCAAAGCGCACTGCGGAGGATATTTTCCAAGATGATCTGCTGGCGCCTGTACCCGACCCTTCATTCCCTCTGGGTGTCAATGGCATCAAGATCTTCAAGAACCATCTCTACTTCACCAACACGGCCCGGCGGATCTTTGGACGAGTCAAGATTGACCAGTTTGGCAACAAAGTCGGAAACGTGGAAATAATTGCCCAACTTCCCGCAGGTTCAGCCGCCGCACCAGACGACTTTACCATGGACAAGCACGGCAACGCTTACGTCGCGTTCTGGACAAACTCGCTTGTCAAGATTACTCCAGATGGGGAGCGAGTCACGATTTTGGAAGGTGTGCTTGCAAGCCCTACTAGCTCGGCCTTTAGCAAGGATGGGCGGAGTGTCTACGTCGGCACCGCAGGTCGGGGTTCTGAGACCGTGTCTGGTGGACAGGTAGTCGAGGTTCGGCTCTAG
- a CDS encoding 3Beta-HSD domain-containing protein yields the protein MQHLRFYRTSPNMPSEPHKFVLVTGATGFIGAHVVDTLLERGIKVRGATRSIEKGNEMIKARPQHASNLEFVQIQDFENPGGLEEAVKGADGVIHVASPFTYDTTDNEKELIIPAINGVRAILEACTTNPAISRLVITSSFASVVDITRQGPYAYTSKDWNPLTYEEAIAPTSDAVVAYRGSKKFAELEAWKFVEERKPHFDIVTLCPPMTFGPVVHPISGIEKLNESNAVLWSVAKGASPLPVSRVPFWIDVRDLATAHVQALLVKDAGGKRFTPTAPEKFSYGLAAQLMVEEFPQLKDVIKLEEQVIDESKSLDGETARRELGYEYRTFRQTVKDFISQATALDNSR from the exons ATGCAGCACTTAAGATTCTATAGAACATCGCCCAATATGCCTTCGGAGCCCCA CAAGTTTGTCCTCGTCACGGGCGCCACTGGCTTCATCGGCGCCCATGTTGTCGACACTTTACTGGAACGCGGCATTAAAGTCCGTGGGGCGACAAGGTCGATAGAGAAGGGAAATGAAATGATCAAGGCTCGACCTCAGCATGCTTCAAACCTCGAGTTTGTCCAGATCCAGGATTTCGAGAACCCTGGTGGATTGGAAGAGGCCGTCAAAGGCGCTGATGGTGTCATCCATGTTGCCAGC CCGTTTACCTATGACACGACCGATAATGAAAAGGAATTGATAATTCCTGCCATTAATGGCGTTCGAGCAATCCTGGAAGCCTGCACCACAAACCCTGCAATCTCCCGCTTGGTCATCACCTCCTCATTTGCTTCAGTCGTCGACATCACACGACAAGGCCCATATGCGTACACGAGCAAAGATTGGAATCCACTCACTTACGAAGAAGCCATTGCTCCCACAAGCGATGCGGTGGTAGCCTACCGAGGCTCCAAGAAGTTTGCAGAGCTTGAAGCGTGGAAGTTTGTCGAAGAGCGCAAGCCACACTTTGACATTGTTACTCTTTGTCCTCCAATGACGTTTGGGCCTGTTGTTCATCCAATTTCAGGCATTGAAAAACTCAACGAATCTAATGCGGTGCTTTGGTCCGTTGCGAAAGGAGCCTCTCCTCTGCCGGTGTCAAGGGTACCGTTTTGGATCGACGTCCGCGATCTTGCGACTGCCCATGTTCAGGCCCTCCTAGTGAAGGATGCTGGAGGAAAGCGATTCACGCCGACTGCGCCTGAAAAGTTCTCCTATGGACTGGCAGCACAGCTGATGGTGGAGGAGTTTCCTCAGTTGAAGGATGTTATCAAGCTGGAAGAACAAGTTATCGACGAAAGTAAGAGTCTGGACGGAGAAACCGCCAGGAGAGAACTTGGATACGAATATCGCACATTTCGCCAGACCGTCAAGGATTTCATCTCTCAGGCCACCGCCTTGGACAATAGCAGATAA
- a CDS encoding Amidohydro-rel domain-containing protein → MGYLLLSGGIVLLHGENDKVTARKADILIQGDRISKIEPEIEPPSDADIIDCTDKLISPGFIDTHHHVWQAPLKGLFADCTFSQYLGIRTVASKYFTAEHGFWGNLAGCMEAIDAGTTTVLDHAHLNWSREHSKHAIAGTISSGIRSIFAYTPTVRLDQHEPQLKFDDKPVADWAMDTFEELSKSSPLNEKTSRVKLGFGFDYYFLPKDTVTGLFKKARSLGASVITSHCNIFKGDMSIGVPALLKNYDLLDERVVFAHGGSIRPQDAKLLREANAYVSVTPSTEQSMAVGPSVCFRDDLPGMDRLCSLGIDCHCATSSSIVNEMRVGLQFARGLDSKQHLMKGKLPDDVFHKVEEVYNMGTIQGARALGMEHDIGSIAVGKKADLTVINAMSPAMFGAAQQDPIGAIVFHSGIGDIDTVIIDGRVRKLDGKLRCVKQFEWKDGGFVKGSKELTWPEVAQRTLKIQKRLVKKMSGYDTRKVGDQVAKMINVK, encoded by the exons ATGGGTTATCTCCTGCTCAGCGGAGGCATAGTCCTGCTCCATGGGGAGAACGACAAGGTCACCGCTCGAAAAGCAGACATTTTGATCCAAGGCGATCGCATCTCCAAAATCGAACCAGAAATCGAGCCTCCAAGTGACGCCGACATTATCGACTGCACTGACAAGCTCATATCGCCTGGCTTCATCGACACGCATCACCATGTGTGGCAGGCCCCTCTAAAAGGACTCTTTGCCGATTGCACTTTTTCGCAATACTTAGGAATCA GAACTGTGGCCAGCAAGTATTTTACGGCTGAACATGGCTTCTGGGGAAACCTAGCTGGGTGTATGGAGGCCATTGATGCGGGCACGACGACGGTGCTTGACCATGCACACCTCAACTGGAGCCGAGAGCACA GCAAGCATGCCATAGCTGGGACCATCTCCTCGGGAATCCGATCCATCTTCGCGTACACCCCAACAGTCCGTCTTGACCAGCATGAGCCACAACTCAAGTTCGATGATAAGCCAGTGGCAGATTGGGCCATGGACACATTCGAAGAGCTGTCAAAGTCTAGCCCTCTAAACGAGAAGACCTCTCGAGTCAAGCTAGGTTTCGGCTTCGATTACTACTTCCTCCCGAAAGACACAGTTACAGGGCTGTTCAAAAAAGCCCGTTCACTTGGGGCAAGCGTCATCACATCTCACTGCAACATTTTCAAGGGTGACATGTCCATCGGCGTGCCAGCTCTGCTCAAGAACTATGATCTTCTTGACGAAAGGGTTGTGTTTGCGCATGGCGGAAGTATCCGGCCGCAAGATGCAAAACTGTTACGAGAAGCAAACGCCTATGTGTCTGTTACACCCAGCACAGAACAATCCATGGCCGTTGGCCCGTCGGTTTGCTTCCGCGATGACTTGCCTGGAATGGACAGGCTCTGCTCTCTCGGTATTGACTGTCACTGCGCAACCAGCTCGAGCATAGTTAACGAGATGCGTGTGGGCCTGCAGTTTGCTCGCGGCCTAGATAGCAAGCAGCACCTCATGAAAGGCAAACTACCCGATGACGTCTTCCACAAGGTCGAAGAGGTGTACAACATGGGCACAATCCAAGGCGCTAGAGCGTTGGGCATGGAACATGACATTGGCAGTATTGCAGTGGGCAAAAAAGCCGATCTAACTGTTATCAACGCCATGAGTCCCGCCATGTTTGGAGCCGCCCAGCAGGACCCGATTGGCGCGATCGTATTTCACTCCGGCATCGGAGATATCGACACTGTCATTATAGATGGACGGGTACGGAAGCTCGACGGAAAGTTGCGCTGTGTGAAACAGTTTGAGTGGAAGGATGGAGGGTTTGTCAAAGGGAGTAAGGAGTTGACGTGGCCCGAGGTCGCACAAAGGACTttgaagatccagaagcGGTTAGTGAAGAAGATGTCAGGGTATGATACTCGAAAGGTAGGCGATCAGGTTGCCAAGATGATCAATGTCAAATAG
- a CDS encoding N-acetyltransferase domain-containing protein, with product MTLRLRIATESDLDAVSDVATASFNPETDAISAHLFPPHLKPPGEAYAHAARPWRLARKTDRFRSQRTTLIVAVDEELSGKVVGFALWEKPVRGEEHGKPEAAPIKPPCATLDHAAFDEMKRVLGEDHAKRFGEKGSHNVWHLEMLGVDPSQQRRGIGKMLLQGAFEEADKFGEECYLVATPAGLPLYRGAGFEEVGVLKLFGVPHTSMIRKSQKIKPVDS from the exons ATGACGCTACGACTTCGAATTGCCACAGAGAGCGATCTCGACGCTGTCTCTGACGTTGCGACGGCATCATTCAACCCAGAAACTGATGCCATCTCGGCCCACCTCTTCCCTCCTCACCTGAAGCCCCCGGGAGAGGCTTATGCTCATGCGGCAAGGCCGTGGAGACTTGCGCGAAAAACGGATAGATTCCGTTCCCAACGAACTACCCTGATAGTCGCGGTTGATGAGGAACTATCCGGTAAAGTCGTAGGCTTCGCACTATGGGAGAAGCCAGTACGGGGTGAGGAGCATGGAAAACCAGAGGCCGCGCCCATCAAACCTCCCTGCGCAACACTAGATCATGCCGCCTTTGATGAAATGAAGAGAGTTCTCGGCGAAGATCACGCAAAGCGTTTCGGGGAAAAGGGATCTCACAACGTGTGGC ATCTCGAAATGCTTGGAGTTGACCCCAGCCAACAACGAAGAGGCATTGGTAAAATGCTTTTGCAAGGGGCCTTTGAAGAAGCCGACAAGTTTGGGGAAGAATGTTATCTGGTTGCTACGCCCGCGGGACTTCCGCTATATCGAGGGGCTGGAtttgaggaggttggtgtGCTGAAGTTGTTTGGTGTTCCGCATACATCAATGATCAGGAagagccagaagatcaaACCTGTGGATAGCTAA